In one Nitrososphaera viennensis EN76 genomic region, the following are encoded:
- a CDS encoding CBS domain-containing protein, giving the protein MKLQTDYPLLKVGDFMSSPVITAHPDTRFSDAVQTMLLKGIGNIVVTEGEKVEGILTEREMLLHLALNKAIPDKQIKYVLTQKVARVTPSTEVLEAARTMISKKARLLVFQKDRRTGVSDRLIGIITASDIVRALLKSKSNPSIEGAMANKIVTLQPDSTILSAVKTMLKKGIGSVVISVNGPPYAMFTERDLLNRILGENVDRLEKVGGYCTTPVITAKLGIGAKEAGKLMLRHRIKRLPLTRYGKIVAMVTARDLVEAYVKEK; this is encoded by the coding sequence ATGAAGCTGCAAACGGATTACCCTCTGTTAAAGGTAGGCGATTTTATGAGTTCTCCTGTCATAACAGCCCATCCTGACACTCGGTTCTCGGATGCTGTACAGACAATGTTGCTAAAGGGAATAGGCAACATAGTAGTGACGGAAGGTGAAAAGGTGGAAGGAATTTTAACGGAAAGAGAAATGCTGTTGCATCTGGCCCTGAACAAGGCGATACCGGACAAGCAGATCAAGTATGTGTTGACTCAAAAGGTTGCCAGAGTGACACCCAGTACCGAAGTGCTTGAAGCGGCGAGAACCATGATATCAAAGAAAGCCAGGTTGCTTGTTTTTCAGAAGGACAGGCGAACCGGCGTATCAGACCGGCTGATCGGTATAATAACTGCCTCCGATATCGTCAGGGCGCTTTTAAAGAGCAAGTCTAACCCCTCAATAGAGGGTGCAATGGCAAACAAGATAGTCACGCTGCAGCCCGACAGTACAATATTGAGTGCTGTCAAAACAATGCTGAAGAAAGGCATAGGTAGCGTAGTCATAAGCGTGAATGGACCACCTTACGCGATGTTTACAGAGCGTGACTTGCTCAATAGGATTCTTGGAGAAAATGTGGACAGATTGGAGAAAGTAGGAGGCTATTGCACAACTCCTGTCATAACCGCCAAACTTGGAATAGGCGCCAAGGAAGCAGGCAAACTCATGCTAAGACACAGGATAAAGAGGCTACCTCTCACCAGGTATGGAAAGATAGTAGCAATGGTCACTGCCAGAGATTTGGTTGAGGCGTACGTAAAGGAGAAGTGA
- a CDS encoding CBS domain-containing protein — protein MLQVATFIATGPQIYVDGLVVLEENKLAGRIGGYALANHILKTRERWLDGKALQIMEALEHALREDDSITKALRVFMETRFAFMPVSSNGKIVASLSLRDLINYAMGLKVEVQGLTSPLLTIDNDTSVLDALEFMVEKGVRNIVFLKQDGPYVINDRKILAYLLHSQTRDLISRRGFEVLATIKVIGIGALKGTSVDLRSEAGSVAHLFSNIETSCLFVGNRILTPWDLVMKGSGFIS, from the coding sequence ATGCTTCAGGTGGCCACCTTTATCGCTACAGGGCCTCAGATCTACGTTGATGGTCTAGTTGTGCTGGAAGAAAACAAGCTTGCAGGCAGAATAGGGGGGTATGCCCTTGCCAACCACATTTTGAAAACTAGGGAAAGGTGGCTTGATGGCAAGGCTTTACAAATTATGGAAGCTCTTGAGCATGCGTTGCGGGAAGACGACTCCATTACAAAGGCGCTACGGGTCTTCATGGAGACTAGATTTGCATTCATGCCTGTGTCATCTAATGGCAAAATAGTAGCTTCTCTATCTCTCAGGGACCTGATAAATTATGCCATGGGGTTGAAAGTTGAGGTACAAGGGTTGACATCTCCATTGCTAACTATCGATAATGACACAAGCGTATTGGACGCACTTGAGTTCATGGTTGAAAAGGGTGTCCGAAATATTGTCTTTTTGAAGCAAGATGGCCCCTATGTCATCAACGACAGAAAGATCCTTGCATATCTGCTCCATTCTCAAACGCGAGATCTTATATCGCGCAGGGGCTTTGAAGTACTTGCAACTATAAAGGTGATAGGCATTGGCGCGCTCAAGGGAACATCTGTAGACCTGAGGAGCGAGGCAGGTTCTGTGGCACATCTCTTTTCTAACATCGAAACATCGTGCCTGTTTGTGGGTAACAGGATACTAACGCCTTGGGATCTGGTGATGAAAGGTTCTGGTTTCATTAGTTAG
- a CDS encoding flavodoxin family protein — protein sequence MKAIVLFDTLFGNTEKIAHSVTKGLQKAGVEAECVNIRAANVEKLHEYDLLALGAPTQYFTASKSMKDFLDRMVELDLKGRCSFAFDTKLDSFMAGSGAKFIEKRLRESGLDIIRKRGSALVIGQKQKEAKKDTLSNATGKVVLKEGMENQFEAIGEELGELLQTSKRKVVGV from the coding sequence ATGAAAGCAATCGTCCTCTTTGACACGCTCTTTGGAAATACCGAGAAAATAGCCCACTCTGTCACAAAGGGCCTGCAAAAGGCAGGGGTTGAAGCCGAATGCGTTAACATCAGAGCAGCAAATGTAGAAAAGCTTCATGAGTACGACCTTCTGGCATTGGGCGCGCCAACTCAATACTTTACGGCCTCCAAATCCATGAAGGACTTCTTGGACCGAATGGTGGAACTGGATTTGAAGGGCAGATGTAGTTTTGCTTTTGATACCAAGCTAGATTCTTTCATGGCTGGAAGTGGCGCCAAGTTCATCGAAAAGAGGCTCCGGGAATCTGGGCTTGACATTATCCGTAAACGTGGCTCTGCCCTGGTTATTGGGCAAAAGCAAAAGGAAGCAAAGAAGGATACGCTGAGTAATGCCACTGGAAAAGTCGTGCTCAAGGAGGGAATGGAGAATCAGTTTGAGGCAATTGGGGAGGAGCTTGGCGAACTCTTGCAAACTAGCAAGAGAAAGGTGGTGGGAGTGTGA
- a CDS encoding universal stress protein gives MVSRILVPHDGTEMSDRALSKATEFAKAMKSEMVIVHIVDSRFVPPSATLGFISDRTSLEGAKTELVRILKSGAEQMLKEKMAKVKADGISVDFILGVGSPAEEIVTIARSTGSDLIVMGSRQLSKAGLGTLGSVARKVSETADCPVMIIR, from the coding sequence ATGGTTTCAAGAATTCTCGTCCCTCACGACGGAACTGAAATGTCAGACAGGGCCCTCTCAAAGGCAACCGAGTTTGCCAAGGCGATGAAGTCGGAGATGGTAATAGTGCATATTGTCGACAGCAGGTTCGTGCCGCCGAGTGCCACTCTTGGCTTCATAAGCGATAGAACATCGCTTGAGGGAGCCAAGACTGAGCTTGTCAGAATTCTAAAGTCCGGCGCAGAGCAAATGCTCAAGGAAAAAATGGCAAAGGTAAAGGCGGATGGCATAAGCGTTGACTTTATCCTAGGAGTGGGTTCTCCTGCTGAAGAGATAGTCACAATCGCGCGTAGCACCGGGTCAGACTTGATAGTGATGGGGAGCAGACAGCTGTCAAAAGCGGGTCTAGGGACTCTTGGCAGCGTTGCAAGAAAGGTGTCAGAGACTGCAGATTGCCCTGTGATGATAATACGTTGA
- a CDS encoding NAD(P)-dependent alcohol dehydrogenase has protein sequence MVEPVKMPSPRGEGIIVKVGGAGLCHSDLHLMNGEWKEAIPLALPKIPGHEVAGWVEEIGDSVPKGMFERGDLVAVFGGWGCGSCQICKRGDEQMCPIAKWPGLSQYDGGYSQYIAVPSYRFLIKVAAGTRLKPEELAPLTDAGLTPYRAIRRFRHMLVPGTTIAVVGIGGLGSYGIQYARMLAPNSTTIAIDRNDKKLEFARKLGADHAIRLSGSTRKEVKEITQGRGVDVIVDCVGAENTISVSVGLLSKGGVLAVVGLFGAQVCVPLMPTVINEYQITGSLWGNYNELCEVIELARQGKVKHTIQTFSLEDINDAINLLKSGQITGRAVITPN, from the coding sequence GTGGTTGAACCCGTCAAGATGCCAAGCCCAAGAGGTGAAGGAATAATAGTAAAAGTAGGCGGCGCCGGACTGTGCCATAGCGACCTCCACTTGATGAACGGCGAATGGAAAGAAGCCATACCGCTTGCGCTGCCAAAGATACCGGGGCACGAAGTTGCAGGCTGGGTAGAGGAGATAGGAGACTCGGTCCCAAAGGGGATGTTTGAAAGAGGCGATCTAGTGGCGGTGTTTGGCGGATGGGGTTGTGGTTCCTGTCAGATATGCAAAAGAGGCGACGAGCAAATGTGCCCTATTGCCAAATGGCCGGGGCTGTCACAATACGACGGCGGGTACTCGCAATACATTGCAGTTCCTTCCTACAGGTTCTTGATAAAAGTGGCAGCAGGTACAAGGCTGAAGCCGGAAGAGCTTGCGCCGCTGACAGACGCAGGTCTGACTCCATACCGCGCCATCAGGAGATTTCGTCACATGCTTGTGCCTGGGACTACAATTGCAGTAGTGGGTATTGGAGGGCTAGGATCGTATGGAATTCAGTATGCGCGGATGCTTGCGCCAAATTCAACAACAATAGCCATCGACAGAAATGACAAAAAGCTAGAGTTTGCGAGGAAGCTCGGCGCCGACCATGCAATCAGACTATCCGGGAGCACAAGAAAAGAGGTGAAGGAAATAACGCAAGGCCGCGGCGTCGACGTCATTGTCGATTGTGTCGGCGCAGAAAATACTATTTCCGTATCAGTAGGCCTGCTTTCAAAGGGAGGCGTGCTTGCAGTAGTCGGCCTTTTTGGCGCCCAAGTGTGTGTGCCATTGATGCCTACCGTAATAAACGAGTATCAGATAACCGGCTCGCTATGGGGCAACTACAACGAACTTTGTGAGGTCATAGAGCTGGCAAGGCAAGGCAAAGTAAAGCATACGATTCAGACATTCAGTCTCGAAGACATCAACGATGCAATCAACCTACTGAAGAGCGGCCAGATAACAGGAAGAGCAGTGATCACGCCTAACTAA
- a CDS encoding CBS domain-containing protein: protein MSAVSEIMCSKVVTIDGNSDPSVLDVVGEMVKNKTGAIIILENGKPSGIITERDILKKVSAHNKKPKDVQAKNIMSSPLITVKAYDSVDTAAKAMTKNKIKRLPILETDGSLVGMISATDIAKKLAKILADDYNRYRSLKGALEL, encoded by the coding sequence ATGAGTGCAGTAAGCGAAATAATGTGCTCCAAGGTTGTAACCATCGACGGCAACTCTGACCCTTCAGTGCTTGATGTTGTTGGAGAAATGGTCAAGAACAAGACGGGTGCCATCATAATCCTTGAAAATGGGAAGCCGTCGGGCATCATCACGGAGAGAGATATTCTCAAAAAGGTCTCTGCTCACAACAAAAAGCCGAAGGATGTGCAGGCCAAAAACATCATGTCATCGCCCTTGATAACCGTCAAGGCGTATGATTCTGTCGATACAGCTGCCAAAGCTATGACAAAAAACAAAATAAAGAGGCTCCCAATCTTGGAGACCGACGGCTCGCTTGTAGGTATGATCTCTGCGACAGACATTGCCAAGAAGCTGGCCAAAATACTGGCAGACGACTATAACCGCTACCGCTCATTAAAGGGCGCCCTTGAACTCTAG
- a CDS encoding universal stress protein, with amino-acid sequence MAAEDGVKIASAETILDVASVADTIANYASKERADLIVIGTKGKTGIKKSLLGNVASGVVTHAHCLVLVTR; translated from the coding sequence ATGGCGGCGGAGGATGGCGTCAAAATCGCCTCTGCAGAGACTATTCTTGATGTAGCATCCGTGGCGGATACCATAGCAAATTATGCATCAAAAGAAAGAGCGGATTTGATCGTAATCGGAACAAAAGGGAAGACAGGGATAAAGAAGTCCTTGCTTGGAAACGTAGCTAGCGGAGTAGTCACGCACGCCCATTGTCTTGTCTTGGTGACCAGATAG
- a CDS encoding APC family permease produces the protein MKGNALKAKEPGLKQSISLFQAIMYGTGLILGAGIYVLIGDVAGIAGNAVWISFALAAAIATFTGLSYAELASIFPKSAAEYVFVKNTFGNNLFAFISGWLIIFVAVVSAAAVAIGFSGYLAAFLPGLDQSVSAMLLVAVLSVVNFIGIRESMWTNTAFTLIEIAGLAIIICAGLLFTASSPAATNYFEMPSDVTSFPLAFGAIVGAASLAFFAYFGFENLANISEETKNARKAIPLALVASIAITTGIYMLVAVSAVALVGWEVLSSSNAPLTLAAEKVFGKAGIVILSSIALFATSNTVLMMLVSGSRIIFGMSTDKALPSLLSSVHLKTKTPLYAVLAIMMLVIGVVAASSARIDAMVRVAVFGIFIVYMFVNLSLIWLRYKKPDMERPFRSPLNIGRFPMFAGLGLVTSIAMLTQFDLATVVAGMAAAASGVVAYAILKRI, from the coding sequence ATGAAAGGAAATGCATTGAAGGCCAAAGAACCTGGACTTAAACAGAGCATAAGCCTTTTTCAGGCGATTATGTATGGCACTGGCCTGATCCTGGGTGCCGGCATATACGTTCTGATAGGTGACGTCGCAGGAATCGCGGGCAACGCAGTGTGGATATCATTTGCTCTGGCCGCAGCGATCGCTACGTTTACCGGCCTGAGCTATGCCGAGCTGGCTTCAATCTTTCCAAAAAGCGCCGCTGAATACGTGTTTGTCAAGAATACCTTTGGCAACAATTTGTTTGCGTTCATTTCTGGATGGCTCATCATATTTGTTGCAGTAGTGTCCGCAGCTGCAGTAGCCATTGGCTTTTCCGGCTATCTTGCCGCCTTTTTGCCAGGGCTTGACCAGTCTGTCTCTGCAATGTTACTTGTTGCAGTGCTTTCTGTTGTGAACTTTATCGGCATTCGTGAGTCGATGTGGACGAATACTGCATTCACGCTCATAGAGATCGCAGGTCTCGCGATAATCATATGTGCTGGCCTGCTGTTTACCGCCTCTTCCCCTGCTGCGACGAACTACTTTGAGATGCCGTCAGACGTGACCTCCTTTCCACTTGCTTTTGGTGCTATAGTTGGCGCGGCCAGTCTTGCGTTCTTTGCTTATTTTGGATTTGAGAATCTGGCAAATATATCTGAGGAAACCAAGAATGCTCGCAAAGCGATTCCGCTTGCACTTGTTGCATCCATTGCAATTACGACGGGTATTTACATGCTGGTGGCAGTGTCGGCAGTTGCACTTGTCGGATGGGAGGTGCTTTCGTCGTCGAATGCTCCCCTCACACTTGCGGCCGAAAAGGTGTTTGGCAAGGCTGGCATTGTTATTCTATCATCTATAGCGCTTTTCGCGACTAGCAATACTGTGTTGATGATGCTTGTGTCCGGCTCACGTATAATATTTGGAATGTCGACTGACAAGGCACTTCCCTCATTGCTGTCTTCTGTTCATCTAAAGACCAAAACCCCGCTCTATGCTGTGCTCGCCATTATGATGCTGGTGATAGGAGTCGTGGCGGCATCTTCAGCAAGGATAGACGCCATGGTTAGGGTTGCCGTCTTTGGGATTTTCATAGTCTACATGTTTGTCAATCTTTCACTAATATGGCTCAGGTACAAAAAACCAGATATGGAGCGGCCTTTTCGTTCACCCTTGAATATAGGGCGGTTTCCTATGTTTGCAGGTCTTGGCCTCGTAACCTCAATTGCAATGCTTACCCAGTTTGACTTGGCTACTGTTGTGGCTGGTATGGCAGCAGCCGCATCAGGGGTGGTGGCATATGCAATACTGAAAAGAATTTAG
- a CDS encoding universal stress protein, translating to MVEISRFKKVLAAVDGSLESMKAVDTAISISKKYDSWLTALYVLHTPFGGDLYPQRVSYKEFLDDVNKETRVWLEEIQKKGKENNLEIETKMIETSKSTPSEIVRYTQVDKTDLIVIGSRGRSGLKKILLGSVASSVLTYAPCPVMVVR from the coding sequence ATGGTGGAGATAAGCAGATTCAAAAAGGTGCTTGCAGCCGTCGATGGTTCTTTGGAATCTATGAAAGCCGTAGATACTGCAATTTCGATATCAAAAAAATACGATTCCTGGTTAACGGCCCTTTACGTTTTACATACGCCTTTTGGTGGAGATCTCTATCCGCAGCGTGTATCGTACAAAGAATTCCTTGATGATGTCAACAAAGAAACACGCGTTTGGTTAGAGGAGATTCAGAAGAAGGGTAAAGAGAACAACCTAGAGATAGAGACAAAAATGATAGAGACTTCAAAATCGACGCCGTCTGAAATCGTACGATACACCCAAGTAGACAAGACTGACTTGATTGTAATTGGTTCAAGAGGGAGATCTGGACTTAAGAAAATATTGCTTGGTAGCGTTGCATCGAGTGTCCTGACGTATGCGCCATGCCCTGTAATGGTTGTAAGATGA
- a CDS encoding ECF-type sigma factor has protein sequence MMASENKEVVNVDPWILKRLARMYESGLSIKEISEQLDIGARSVKRILGLLGYVVAD, from the coding sequence ATGATGGCTAGCGAAAATAAAGAAGTCGTCAACGTTGATCCGTGGATACTAAAGCGGCTCGCAAGGATGTACGAGTCCGGCCTTTCAATAAAAGAGATTTCAGAACAGCTTGACATTGGCGCAAGGTCTGTGAAGAGGATCCTGGGACTACTAGGGTACGTTGTTGCGGACTAG
- a CDS encoding universal stress protein, which yields MVDKVYSKVLVATDGSECARRALESAIKMVKAPDGTLTIMHVLQLSPAVGFGKKLTEEIESLFLKDATAFLEDQKREVEARGVKTDTILVKGNPAQAILHAAEEMNADLIVIGSRGLGGVKGLFLGSVSNAVVHGSKIPVLVTK from the coding sequence GTGGTAGATAAAGTGTATTCAAAGGTACTTGTTGCGACAGATGGATCAGAGTGTGCAAGAAGGGCATTAGAATCTGCCATAAAGATGGTCAAGGCTCCTGATGGAACTCTGACAATTATGCATGTTCTTCAGCTTTCACCTGCAGTTGGCTTTGGAAAAAAACTCACAGAGGAGATAGAGTCGTTATTTCTAAAGGATGCAACTGCATTTCTAGAGGATCAAAAACGAGAAGTCGAGGCAAGAGGGGTAAAGACAGACACCATACTGGTAAAGGGCAATCCCGCTCAAGCTATACTACATGCTGCAGAGGAAATGAATGCAGACCTGATAGTTATTGGAAGCCGGGGCCTTGGAGGAGTCAAGGGGCTCTTCCTTGGAAGCGTTTCAAATGCAGTGGTGCACGGCTCTAAAATTCCAGTTCTGGTCACGAAATGA
- a CDS encoding CBS domain-containing protein, translated as MGIESIPVSSIMTKGVRTAGEDQTIRAVAEMMDKHGIGSVVITDSKGLPSGIITERDIVRLVGSPKTSLAALAKSVMKKPVITADAMMSLKDALQTMQAKDIRRLPVVEKGKMIGIVTDKDIFRAILKNQALVSSIVSDSVLVENRPVYERLSEFMLNEIYQPGGR; from the coding sequence ATGGGTATAGAGTCAATTCCAGTTTCAAGTATCATGACCAAGGGGGTCAGGACAGCAGGGGAGGATCAGACAATTAGGGCTGTGGCAGAGATGATGGACAAACACGGAATTGGGAGCGTAGTGATTACAGACAGCAAGGGCTTGCCATCGGGCATAATCACGGAGCGTGATATAGTCCGACTCGTGGGCTCTCCCAAAACCTCTCTTGCAGCCCTTGCAAAAAGCGTCATGAAAAAACCTGTCATAACGGCTGATGCCATGATGTCGCTAAAGGATGCACTGCAGACGATGCAGGCCAAGGACATACGAAGGCTGCCTGTCGTTGAAAAGGGTAAGATGATTGGTATTGTAACTGACAAGGATATTTTCCGGGCGATATTAAAGAACCAGGCATTGGTATCAAGCATAGTCAGCGACAGCGTTCTTGTAGAGAACAGGCCAGTCTACGAAAGGCTTTCCGAATTCATGCTGAACGAGATATATCAGCCGGGTGGTAGATAA
- a CDS encoding universal stress protein codes for MSEEIPLKKILMPIDGSDSSFKAAKYAIKIAKMSMAEIICMHAVVNPPYVDYKAAGLVIVRYTERAKNMQKHGMTR; via the coding sequence TTGTCTGAAGAAATTCCGTTGAAAAAGATACTTATGCCAATAGATGGGTCAGATTCTTCTTTCAAGGCTGCGAAGTATGCCATCAAAATCGCCAAAATGTCCATGGCAGAAATTATTTGCATGCATGCAGTAGTTAACCCACCATACGTCGATTACAAAGCAGCAGGACTTGTGATTGTTCGCTATACAGAACGGGCAAAAAATATGCAGAAGCATGGCATGACAAGATAA
- a CDS encoding universal stress protein — MNTYHRILVPYDGSQFSERAAEHAVYIAKLSGSRVTFLTVTALPSLIYTYSEAANAAINEAAELLVKSSEGHVVRSLESLVENCKKQGLDVKLVHSVGDPALLILETARKEETDLIVMGSKGLKGISKLKVLGSVARKVAELSRCPVLLVH; from the coding sequence TTGAACACGTACCACAGAATACTCGTCCCATACGACGGCTCACAGTTCTCTGAAAGGGCGGCCGAACATGCAGTGTATATTGCCAAGTTGTCAGGCTCAAGGGTGACGTTTCTGACTGTCACGGCCCTTCCTTCGCTCATCTATACATACAGTGAGGCAGCGAATGCAGCTATAAACGAGGCAGCAGAACTTCTTGTCAAGTCGTCTGAAGGACATGTTGTCAGATCATTAGAATCGCTTGTAGAAAACTGCAAAAAACAGGGCCTGGACGTGAAGCTTGTGCACTCTGTGGGCGACCCTGCTTTGCTGATACTTGAGACGGCAAGAAAGGAAGAGACTGACCTCATAGTAATGGGTAGCAAGGGGCTCAAAGGAATATCGAAACTCAAGGTGCTTGGAAGTGTTGCACGCAAAGTCGCCGAGCTTTCCAGATGTCCTGTCCTCTTGGTGCATTGA
- a CDS encoding CBS domain-containing protein — protein MQADLGRKVGELATPDMLVMDETSCVAEAVKAMKKKDFSSVLVSHKGTKELVGIITERDILYKVVAENKGPFKTTLKEIMSTPLITVDESATVLEATLIMRNKGIRRLPVKRKGEIIGLLTLMSIVGNMPGKSIEAGLIETGVGANITCPYCGSGFESKQDLSKHVDRLHIGSGLLEGDLRQI, from the coding sequence ATGCAAGCAGATCTTGGAAGGAAAGTTGGGGAATTGGCCACTCCTGACATGCTTGTGATGGACGAAACATCCTGCGTGGCAGAAGCTGTAAAAGCAATGAAGAAAAAGGACTTTTCAAGCGTGTTGGTCTCTCACAAGGGAACAAAGGAACTTGTAGGGATTATCACGGAGAGGGACATTCTCTACAAGGTAGTGGCGGAAAACAAAGGACCTTTCAAGACAACTCTCAAAGAGATCATGAGCACTCCCCTCATTACAGTAGACGAGTCCGCAACTGTATTGGAAGCAACTCTTATCATGAGGAATAAGGGAATCAGAAGACTTCCAGTCAAGAGAAAAGGAGAGATAATAGGCCTGCTAACGCTCATGTCAATTGTGGGGAACATGCCGGGCAAGAGTATCGAGGCAGGACTGATCGAAACAGGTGTGGGCGCCAACATAACCTGCCCGTACTGTGGTTCAGGCTTTGAGAGCAAACAGGATCTCTCAAAGCACGTCGACAGGCTGCACATTGGAAGCGGCCTTTTGGAAGGTGACCTGAGACAGATTTGA
- a CDS encoding nuclear transport factor 2-like protein yields the protein MMPKGNVKGPDSRENIVYRFFKLIEDKDVDGLLDLFDYDATVYEPFSKAQGLHGRSLIEPFLKVAMMANRNMHRKIKILKAKHGQEEGQLTALVTFERGDRVKGRFTFDLKPDEKKGWKIKTLDIKFMT from the coding sequence GTGATGCCTAAAGGCAACGTCAAAGGTCCCGACAGCCGGGAGAACATCGTGTACAGGTTCTTCAAGCTGATAGAGGACAAAGACGTGGATGGCCTTCTTGACCTGTTCGACTACGACGCGACAGTTTATGAGCCCTTCAGTAAAGCTCAGGGACTGCATGGCAGGTCATTAATCGAGCCATTTCTCAAAGTAGCCATGATGGCAAACAGAAACATGCACCGCAAGATCAAGATATTGAAGGCCAAGCATGGTCAAGAGGAGGGCCAATTGACTGCTCTTGTTACCTTTGAACGTGGCGACAGGGTAAAGGGCCGCTTTACGTTTGACCTGAAGCCGGACGAAAAGAAAGGATGGAAGATAAAGACCCTCGACATCAAGTTCATGACATAA
- a CDS encoding RDD family protein, with translation MPPDPSSRPDGAERGQHPAQQPEIILARWSTRFWAWLVDFLIVNAGLGIIFGILSMPMWLYGFTNPGMMSPMYGSEWWNNGFGGPFSFAISSLVFFAYWTYMEANHNGQSIGKMLLRIKTTDLEGKQANTTSIAISSFGKAFLLPIDVFFGWIFTNDKRQRLLSRAANTIVIRATDDDTGRARSSARYQKE, from the coding sequence ATGCCTCCAGATCCGAGTAGTCGACCTGATGGAGCCGAAAGGGGTCAACATCCAGCGCAACAACCAGAGATAATTTTAGCAAGGTGGAGCACAAGATTCTGGGCGTGGCTTGTTGATTTCCTGATAGTAAATGCCGGTTTGGGAATTATTTTCGGCATACTGTCCATGCCGATGTGGCTTTACGGATTCACGAATCCCGGGATGATGTCGCCGATGTATGGTAGCGAATGGTGGAATAACGGTTTTGGTGGGCCATTTAGTTTTGCTATAAGCAGCCTGGTATTTTTTGCGTATTGGACATACATGGAAGCAAATCACAATGGTCAGTCGATAGGAAAGATGCTTCTGCGCATCAAAACTACGGATCTTGAAGGCAAGCAAGCGAATACGACAAGCATCGCAATCTCTAGCTTTGGAAAGGCCTTTCTGCTGCCAATAGACGTATTCTTTGGTTGGATATTCACAAATGACAAGAGGCAGAGATTGTTAAGCAGAGCTGCAAATACTATCGTGATAAGAGCTACGGATGACGACACCGGAAGAGCACGGAGTAGTGCTAGATATCAAAAGGAGTGA
- a CDS encoding universal stress protein encodes MFKKILVPYDSSKPSDKAAKYAVDLAKHILPDSGGGCEIILLHVVPEIPASPVFLERPVRTKTGEVIPLSEYIKRLYVEMKAHAAEMLEKKKKDLEPILNAKATIRTIVLIGDPVSDKIVELAGNEKVDIVVIGNVGLSGISKLKTLGSVSRGVSERASCPVLIVH; translated from the coding sequence ATGTTCAAGAAAATTCTGGTACCGTATGACAGCTCAAAGCCATCTGACAAGGCTGCTAAATATGCGGTAGATCTTGCCAAGCACATTCTACCTGATTCTGGCGGTGGCTGCGAGATCATTCTTCTTCATGTTGTACCTGAAATTCCAGCATCACCTGTTTTCCTTGAGCGTCCCGTCCGCACAAAGACTGGCGAAGTAATCCCATTGTCAGAGTATATCAAGCGTCTTTACGTCGAGATGAAAGCTCATGCAGCAGAGATGCTTGAGAAGAAAAAGAAAGATCTTGAACCCATTCTAAATGCCAAGGCAACAATTAGAACAATCGTATTAATTGGAGATCCTGTTTCAGACAAAATAGTAGAGCTAGCCGGGAACGAAAAAGTGGACATTGTTGTCATTGGAAATGTAGGCTTGAGTGGCATATCAAAGCTAAAGACCCTTGGCAGCGTGTCAAGAGGCGTTAGCGAAAGGGCGTCATGTCCAGTCTTGATAGTACACTAG